A portion of the Flavobacterium magnum genome contains these proteins:
- the trxB gene encoding thioredoxin-disulfide reductase, whose product MSDTIERIKCLIVGSGPAGYTAAIYAARANMFPVLYQGMQPGGQLTTTNEVENFPGYPKGITGPEMMVELQEQAKRFGTDVRDGWVTKVDFSGPVHKVWVNDVIELHADTVIISTGASAKYLGLPSEQHYLNTGGGVSACAVCDGFFYRNQEVVIVGAGDSACEEAHYLSKLCKKVTMLVRSENFRASKIMAERVMKTENIEIMFNTETLEVCGDGQVVNQIKVIDKNAKEEKIIPATGFFVAIGHKPNTDIFKEYITLDETGYIINVPGTSKTNVSGVFVAGDAADHVYRQAITAAGTGCMAALDAERYLAAME is encoded by the coding sequence ATGTCAGATACTATTGAAAGAATAAAATGCCTGATCGTCGGCTCCGGCCCGGCAGGTTATACGGCGGCCATTTACGCCGCAAGAGCAAATATGTTTCCTGTGCTTTACCAGGGTATGCAACCCGGCGGGCAATTGACAACTACTAACGAAGTCGAGAACTTTCCCGGCTACCCGAAAGGCATCACAGGACCTGAAATGATGGTCGAATTGCAGGAACAGGCCAAGCGCTTCGGAACCGATGTGCGCGATGGTTGGGTGACCAAGGTTGATTTCTCAGGCCCGGTGCATAAGGTTTGGGTAAACGATGTCATTGAGCTGCATGCCGATACGGTGATCATTTCTACCGGTGCGTCGGCGAAGTACCTCGGTCTGCCGTCTGAGCAGCACTACCTCAATACAGGCGGCGGCGTGTCGGCTTGTGCGGTTTGCGACGGATTTTTCTACCGGAATCAGGAAGTGGTTATCGTAGGTGCAGGTGATTCAGCTTGTGAAGAGGCGCATTATCTTTCCAAGCTTTGTAAAAAGGTTACGATGCTGGTAAGGAGCGAAAATTTCCGCGCTTCGAAAATTATGGCCGAACGCGTGATGAAAACAGAAAATATTGAAATCATGTTCAATACCGAAACTCTGGAAGTTTGCGGTGACGGCCAGGTGGTAAATCAGATAAAAGTCATTGACAAGAATGCCAAAGAAGAGAAAATCATTCCGGCGACCGGTTTTTTCGTTGCCATCGGACACAAGCCCAACACGGATATTTTCAAAGAATACATTACGCTTGACGAAACCGGGTATATCATCAATGTGCCAGGAACGTCAAAAACAAACGTTTCCGGCGTCTTCGTAGCCGGTGACGCGGCAGACCATGTGTACCGTCAGGCTATTACTGCTGCGGGTACGGGTTGTATGGCAGCTTTGGACGCAGAGCGTTATCTTGCCGCTATGGAATAA
- a CDS encoding helix-turn-helix domain-containing protein, whose protein sequence is MPIPKKILSRKDEITADFLQLYEAHLAELFAGKANYRMSSSKFAEKLFIHPGHLTNTLKLTTGKSPCDFMEEAILREAQRLLRDTDASVADIALIFAYDEPTNFIKFFKGMCGITPLQYRKAAG, encoded by the coding sequence ATGCCCATACCAAAGAAGATATTATCCCGCAAAGATGAGATTACCGCCGACTTCCTTCAGCTCTATGAAGCGCATTTGGCCGAACTTTTCGCCGGAAAAGCAAACTACCGCATGTCTTCCTCCAAATTTGCAGAAAAGCTGTTCATCCACCCCGGGCACCTCACCAATACGCTGAAGCTCACCACCGGCAAGTCACCCTGCGATTTCATGGAAGAAGCCATTCTGCGGGAAGCACAAAGGCTTTTGCGCGACACCGATGCGTCGGTCGCAGACATTGCCTTGATATTTGCCTATGATGAGCCTACGAATTTTATCAAATTTTTTAAAGGGATGTGCGGGATCACGCCGCTGCAATATCGGAAGGCTGCAGGCTAA
- the cphA gene encoding cyanophycin synthetase codes for MKILKVQALRGPNIWSVQRKKLIQMRLDLEEMEQFPTNKIDGFRERIERLLPSLIEHRCSEGVPGGFFSRIERGTWMGHVIEHIALEIQTLAGMETGFGRTRETKTPGIYNVVFSYTEENVGLFAAESAVHISEALIAGTEYDLEADIQKMREIRERVRLGPSTGSIVEEAVARDIPWIRLGTNSLVQLGYGVNQMRFQATITQKTSNIAVDIACNKEETKRMLELASIPVASGSICVDEADLENTINKIGYPIVIKPLDGNHGKGASINVNTLEDAKAGLIYAQKYSRRVIVEKFITGFDFRVLVIDNKLVAAAKRVPAHVIGNGQDTIQQLIDETNRDPRRGYGHENVLTQIDVDRDTLDLLEKLKYSLDSVPKNGEIVYLKSTANLSTGGTSVDVTDMMHPENIFLAERISRVIGLDICGVDIMAENLTQPLKENGGCILEVNAAPGFRMHLAPSEGLPRNVAAPVIDMLYPPGKPSRIPIIAITGTNGKTTTTRLLAHMVKNNGYKVGFTTSDGIYIQNHMMEKGDTTGPISAEYILKDPTVEFAVLETARGGILRSGLGFSRCDIAIITNIQEDHLGLSDIHTLDDLARVKSTVVKSVKKDGWAILNAEDAQCVKIASELHCNVAWFSMDEENELIKKCSKEGKTVAVYENGFITIKKGEWKIRVERATHVPLTLGGKAKFMIANALAATLAGYLYGFKTEDISISLQTFIPSVAQTPGRMNIFEFKRFKVLIDFAHNASGYKGVEDYLSSVEANKKIGIIAGVGDRRDEDIRECAKIAARMFDHIIIRQEKHLRGRSEEEIINLIMEGIAESGRNITYEIINKETDAIKHAMNIAEEGTFITALSDVITNAIEIVQEHLDKENEEA; via the coding sequence ATGAAAATACTAAAAGTGCAGGCGCTCCGCGGGCCGAATATATGGAGTGTCCAAAGAAAAAAACTCATCCAGATGCGACTCGACCTGGAAGAGATGGAACAATTCCCAACCAATAAGATTGACGGTTTCCGTGAGCGGATAGAGCGTTTGCTACCGTCCCTGATAGAACACCGTTGTTCAGAAGGCGTGCCCGGCGGCTTTTTCTCCCGCATAGAAAGGGGTACGTGGATGGGCCATGTGATTGAGCACATTGCTTTGGAAATCCAGACGCTTGCGGGTATGGAAACCGGCTTCGGGCGCACGCGCGAAACCAAAACGCCCGGAATTTATAATGTTGTTTTTAGTTATACTGAGGAAAATGTCGGACTTTTCGCTGCGGAATCGGCGGTACATATTTCCGAAGCCCTGATCGCCGGCACCGAGTACGACCTTGAAGCCGATATCCAGAAAATGCGTGAAATCCGCGAACGCGTACGCCTCGGTCCAAGTACCGGCAGCATCGTGGAAGAAGCCGTTGCCCGTGACATCCCCTGGATCAGGCTGGGAACCAATTCACTGGTCCAGCTCGGATATGGGGTAAATCAAATGCGATTTCAGGCCACCATTACACAGAAAACCAGCAATATAGCTGTGGACATCGCCTGCAATAAGGAAGAGACCAAACGCATGCTCGAACTCGCCTCAATCCCTGTCGCCAGTGGCAGCATCTGCGTGGACGAAGCCGATCTGGAAAATACCATCAATAAAATAGGGTACCCGATTGTCATCAAGCCCCTGGACGGCAATCATGGCAAAGGAGCTTCGATCAACGTCAATACACTTGAAGACGCGAAAGCCGGCCTGATTTACGCCCAAAAATACAGTCGTCGCGTAATCGTGGAGAAGTTCATTACCGGCTTCGATTTCCGTGTCCTGGTCATCGACAATAAACTTGTGGCCGCGGCAAAAAGGGTGCCTGCGCATGTGATCGGCAACGGACAGGACACCATTCAGCAACTCATTGATGAGACCAATCGGGATCCGAGGCGCGGTTATGGCCATGAAAATGTCCTTACACAGATTGATGTGGACCGTGACACGCTGGACTTACTCGAGAAATTAAAGTATTCCCTGGACAGCGTCCCAAAAAACGGCGAGATCGTATACCTGAAGTCAACGGCTAACCTGAGTACAGGAGGGACTTCAGTAGACGTCACCGATATGATGCACCCTGAAAATATTTTCCTTGCCGAAAGGATTTCACGCGTTATCGGGCTCGACATTTGCGGCGTCGATATCATGGCAGAAAACCTCACGCAACCATTAAAGGAGAACGGCGGCTGTATTCTGGAGGTGAACGCAGCACCTGGATTCCGTATGCACCTCGCGCCTTCAGAAGGATTGCCCAGAAACGTAGCTGCCCCTGTAATTGACATGCTGTACCCACCCGGAAAACCAAGCCGCATCCCAATCATCGCGATAACGGGTACGAATGGTAAAACGACGACCACACGTTTGTTGGCCCATATGGTAAAAAATAATGGTTATAAGGTCGGTTTTACCACATCGGACGGCATTTATATCCAAAACCACATGATGGAAAAAGGCGATACGACCGGACCCATCAGCGCTGAGTACATCCTGAAAGACCCAACAGTCGAATTTGCCGTGCTTGAAACTGCCCGTGGTGGTATCCTGAGGTCTGGGCTTGGCTTCAGCCGCTGCGATATCGCCATCATCACGAACATACAGGAAGACCACCTCGGACTGAGCGACATCCACACGCTGGACGACCTCGCCCGCGTGAAAAGCACGGTTGTTAAGAGCGTCAAGAAAGACGGTTGGGCAATCCTGAATGCGGAGGATGCGCAATGCGTTAAAATCGCATCGGAACTCCACTGTAATGTGGCCTGGTTCAGTATGGACGAGGAAAATGAGCTGATAAAAAAATGCAGCAAGGAAGGAAAAACCGTAGCTGTGTATGAAAATGGATTCATTACCATTAAGAAAGGGGAATGGAAAATCCGTGTCGAGCGCGCCACACACGTCCCCCTGACCTTGGGCGGAAAGGCTAAATTCATGATTGCCAATGCCCTGGCAGCGACCCTGGCAGGATACCTTTACGGATTTAAGACCGAGGACATCAGCATTTCCCTGCAAACCTTTATTCCGAGTGTCGCGCAAACGCCCGGCCGTATGAACATATTTGAATTCAAGCGTTTCAAAGTACTGATCGATTTTGCCCACAATGCGTCGGGTTACAAGGGCGTTGAGGATTACCTGTCGAGCGTCGAAGCGAATAAAAAAATCGGAATTATCGCCGGCGTGGGTGACAGGCGCGACGAGGACATCCGTGAATGCGCCAAGATTGCCGCACGCATGTTCGATCACATCATCATCCGTCAGGAAAAACACCTGCGCGGTCGCAGCGAGGAAGAAATCATCAACCTGATTATGGAGGGAATCGCGGAATCCGGCAGGAACATCACTTACGAAATCATCAACAAGGAAACCGATGCGATCAAGCATGCGATGAATATTGCCGAAGAAGGCACTTTTATTACCGCGCTGAGCGACGTCATCACCAATGCGATCGAAATCGTGCAGGAACACCTGGACAAGGAGAACGAGGAAGCCTGA
- a CDS encoding cyanophycinase codes for MKIRGKLIIIGGAVDKGSFTETDLDRNAANNLNFFETGILKRILNESKHKSDSRIEVITTASKIPKEIGPEYVKALHYLGAKNVDVLDLDKREMAMQPEYLERLRNADVVMFTGGDQLRLTSILGGTPFHDLLLEKYYNEDFIYAGTSAGAAAASNNMIYQGSSSEALLKGEVKITSGLGLIDGVIIDTHFVQRGRIGRLFQAVVGNPKVLGIGLGEDTGLLIKNNTEMEAIGSGLVILVDGREIKDTNLTQVELGQPISISHLVTHVMSKYDTFDLKTHKMHIQSSQYAEKLQFLSDD; via the coding sequence ATGAAGATACGAGGAAAATTAATTATTATAGGTGGTGCGGTGGATAAAGGCAGTTTTACGGAAACAGACCTGGACCGGAATGCGGCCAACAACCTGAATTTTTTTGAAACGGGTATCCTCAAAAGGATACTTAATGAATCAAAACACAAATCCGATTCGCGGATTGAAGTCATCACTACGGCTTCAAAAATCCCGAAGGAAATCGGACCGGAATACGTAAAGGCACTGCATTATCTGGGTGCCAAGAACGTCGATGTGCTTGACCTCGATAAGCGCGAAATGGCGATGCAGCCTGAATACCTCGAGCGCCTGCGCAATGCCGATGTCGTGATGTTTACCGGTGGAGACCAACTGCGGCTCACTTCGATTTTAGGGGGTACACCTTTTCACGATCTGTTGCTTGAGAAATATTATAACGAAGATTTTATTTACGCAGGAACGTCAGCGGGTGCTGCTGCGGCTTCCAACAATATGATTTATCAGGGAAGCAGTTCCGAAGCCCTGCTGAAAGGTGAGGTCAAAATCACCAGCGGCCTCGGGCTGATCGACGGCGTGATCATTGACACGCATTTCGTGCAGCGCGGCAGAATCGGACGTCTGTTTCAGGCGGTTGTCGGGAATCCAAAGGTTTTGGGCATTGGGCTTGGAGAAGATACCGGACTGTTGATTAAAAACAACACGGAAATGGAAGCGATCGGCTCCGGACTGGTCATTCTCGTCGATGGCCGGGAAATCAAGGATACCAATCTCACACAGGTTGAGCTCGGTCAACCCATTTCCATCAGCCACCTCGTCACGCACGTCATGAGCAAGTACGACACCTTTGACCTCAAGACCCATAAAATGCACATCCAGTCCTCGCAATACGCTGAAAAACTGCAATTCCTTTCAGACGATTAA
- a CDS encoding S9 family peptidase: MRYKKLLSLFVVLLPLTAISQKTISLEDAVMQQNRQFRADKLLGFQWIPDTDKYVYFEDSARKLMTASGKNTQASEFLSLSDLNKSLGTSLKNFAGVSFRNANTMLITDGNKYYQYDVVSKTGKKTSELPEEAENMTFDGKKSAIAFTEKNNLFILDAGGKKIAITNETDEDIVSGQFFARNEFGIEGGIFWSPKSNLLAFYQKDQNDVADYPLLDINETPGKLVNIKYPMIGQQSEKPRVGIYNLISGKTVFITPKGKPDDYLTNLSWTPDEKYVVIAELNRGQNDMHLNLYDAQTGNFVRTLLHEQNDSWVEPEHPAFFPDPKSSNFIWISEKDGFNNLNYYSIDGKLIRQLTQNKFVTKDIIGANRAGNEVYFYATGPNPTNMLVYKVDLKGKQTLLTKDDGVHTFAANSDDSWFFDEYSNHTTPSRSLLYDKSGKAKTLLASSNKYEGYTIGSAEIRTIKSADGTTDLYTRLIKPSHFDPNKKYPVMVYVYGGPHAQMITNSYLDGANLWMYWMAEQGYLVFTVDNRGSENRGVAFEKVIHGKLGVNEMEDQLKGVEYLKSLPYVDGSRLAVHGWSYGGFMTTSLMLRKAGTFNVGVAGGPVTDWKYYEVMYGERYMDTPAENQGGFDEASTLNHVEKLKGKLLLIHGTSDDVVVMQQNFALLKKFIEAGKQVDFFAYPMHKHNVLGKDRVHLMTKVLNYIIDNNK; the protein is encoded by the coding sequence ATGAGGTACAAAAAATTATTGTCGCTGTTCGTAGTCTTGCTGCCACTCACAGCCATTTCTCAAAAAACCATTTCACTTGAAGACGCTGTGATGCAACAAAACCGGCAGTTCCGCGCCGATAAATTATTGGGATTCCAATGGATTCCCGACACTGACAAATACGTGTATTTCGAAGACAGCGCCCGCAAGCTGATGACAGCCAGCGGCAAAAACACTCAGGCCTCAGAATTCCTCTCACTGTCTGACCTCAATAAATCTTTGGGTACCAGCCTGAAGAATTTCGCAGGCGTTTCATTCAGGAATGCCAATACGATGCTCATCACGGACGGAAACAAATATTATCAGTACGATGTGGTTTCCAAAACCGGCAAAAAGACCTCTGAGTTGCCCGAAGAGGCAGAAAATATGACGTTCGATGGTAAGAAATCGGCTATTGCATTTACCGAAAAAAACAATCTTTTCATTTTAGACGCCGGCGGAAAAAAAATCGCGATAACCAATGAGACTGACGAAGACATCGTTTCGGGGCAGTTTTTTGCGCGGAATGAATTTGGGATTGAAGGCGGCATTTTCTGGTCGCCGAAATCAAACCTGTTGGCTTTTTATCAAAAAGACCAGAACGACGTAGCCGATTACCCTTTGCTTGACATCAATGAAACGCCGGGTAAACTCGTCAATATCAAATACCCGATGATTGGACAGCAAAGTGAGAAGCCTCGCGTCGGCATTTACAACCTTATCAGCGGGAAGACTGTATTTATTACACCAAAAGGCAAACCCGACGATTACCTGACCAACCTGTCCTGGACACCGGACGAAAAATACGTCGTCATTGCGGAGCTCAACCGTGGCCAGAACGACATGCACCTGAACCTCTACGACGCCCAAACCGGAAATTTCGTGCGCACGCTGCTGCATGAACAGAATGACAGTTGGGTCGAGCCGGAACACCCTGCGTTTTTCCCTGATCCGAAATCATCAAACTTCATCTGGATCAGTGAAAAGGACGGGTTCAACAACCTCAATTATTACAGCATTGACGGAAAACTGATCCGACAGCTTACGCAGAACAAGTTTGTGACCAAAGACATCATCGGTGCGAACCGCGCCGGCAACGAAGTGTATTTTTACGCCACTGGTCCAAATCCGACCAACATGCTTGTATACAAAGTGGATCTGAAAGGGAAGCAGACGTTGCTTACAAAGGATGACGGCGTTCACACCTTCGCGGCGAACAGTGACGACAGCTGGTTTTTCGACGAATACTCCAACCACACCACCCCTTCCAGATCATTGTTGTATGACAAATCAGGCAAAGCCAAAACGCTGTTGGCAAGCAGCAATAAATATGAAGGATACACTATCGGTTCGGCTGAAATCAGGACGATCAAGTCGGCTGACGGCACTACCGATTTATACACCAGGCTGATTAAGCCCAGCCATTTTGACCCGAATAAAAAATATCCCGTTATGGTTTATGTTTACGGTGGCCCACACGCGCAGATGATAACCAATTCGTATCTCGACGGCGCGAATCTCTGGATGTATTGGATGGCTGAACAGGGTTACCTTGTGTTTACGGTCGACAATCGCGGCTCTGAAAACAGGGGCGTCGCATTCGAAAAAGTGATTCACGGAAAACTCGGTGTAAACGAAATGGAAGACCAGCTTAAAGGGGTGGAATACCTCAAATCACTGCCGTATGTCGATGGCAGCCGGCTCGCGGTACACGGCTGGAGCTATGGCGGATTCATGACGACCTCGTTGATGCTCAGGAAAGCGGGCACATTCAACGTTGGTGTGGCGGGAGGCCCGGTCACTGACTGGAAATATTACGAAGTAATGTACGGCGAACGCTACATGGACACACCCGCCGAAAATCAGGGCGGTTTTGATGAGGCGAGCACGCTGAACCACGTCGAAAAACTCAAAGGCAAACTCCTGCTGATTCACGGTACTAGCGATGATGTGGTTGTAATGCAGCAGAATTTCGCGTTGCTTAAAAAATTCATCGAGGCCGGCAAGCAGGTCGATTTCTTCGCGTACCCGATGCACAAACACAACGTGTTGGGCAAAGACCGTGTACACCTGATGACCAAAGTGCTTAATTACATCATCGACAACAATAAATAA
- a CDS encoding MFS transporter translates to METETPTPIPRKGFISKNPSLKIREFRSYLTLRLGIIFALNMQSTTIYYWVYQMTNDKLSLGFVGLAEVIPAICCSFISGHFVDINEKRRMITICLFGYIITGAGMLLLALPVAAQHMESSWILHLIYAFVFLGGALRSFYSPSMFSLFGLIVPRADYPNATGWSSMAWQVGAVLGPLAAGFAIASLSVLSSLAIVVGLEILLLVPLFSIAVKPIVKKEKEAIIKSVTEGLRFVWRTPVLLSALALDMFSVLFGGAVALLPVYQKEILHVNEMGFGLLRSAPGVGAILTLGLLALLPLRTNPGRKLLLCVAGFAVSIIIFGLSENFYLSFAMLLFSGMFDAVSVVIRGTILQLVTPDDMRGRVSAVNTMFVSSSNELGDFESGVMAHFFGAVRAVVIGGCLTLGVVGYTLFRAPQLRKFTFDKNQSD, encoded by the coding sequence ATGGAAACCGAAACGCCTACACCCATTCCGCGAAAGGGATTTATCAGCAAGAATCCGTCATTGAAAATCCGTGAGTTCCGATCATACCTGACGCTGAGGCTTGGAATCATTTTTGCGCTGAACATGCAGTCGACGACAATTTATTATTGGGTGTACCAAATGACTAACGATAAGTTGTCGCTTGGTTTCGTGGGTCTCGCGGAAGTGATTCCGGCAATTTGCTGCTCGTTTATTTCAGGACATTTTGTAGACATTAACGAAAAGCGGAGAATGATCACGATTTGTCTTTTTGGTTACATCATCACCGGTGCCGGTATGCTGCTGCTGGCACTGCCCGTCGCGGCGCAACATATGGAATCCTCCTGGATCCTGCATTTGATTTATGCGTTCGTATTTCTGGGCGGTGCACTGCGGTCGTTTTACAGTCCATCGATGTTTTCCCTTTTCGGGCTGATTGTCCCGCGTGCCGATTACCCTAATGCGACTGGCTGGAGCAGCATGGCCTGGCAGGTCGGCGCAGTGCTCGGACCATTGGCGGCAGGGTTTGCGATTGCTTCGCTGAGCGTATTGTCGAGTCTCGCAATCGTCGTGGGACTGGAAATTTTACTGTTGGTCCCATTATTTTCCATTGCCGTCAAGCCGATTGTCAAAAAGGAAAAAGAAGCGATCATCAAAAGCGTGACCGAGGGATTGCGGTTTGTGTGGCGCACACCCGTTTTACTTTCCGCGTTGGCGTTGGATATGTTTTCCGTATTATTCGGTGGCGCAGTCGCGCTGTTGCCAGTGTATCAGAAAGAAATCCTGCATGTCAATGAGATGGGGTTCGGTTTGCTGCGGTCGGCGCCGGGTGTAGGGGCAATCCTGACCCTTGGACTGCTGGCCCTGCTGCCGTTACGCACGAACCCGGGACGCAAGTTGCTGCTGTGCGTGGCCGGATTTGCGGTAAGCATTATTATTTTCGGACTCTCAGAAAATTTTTACCTTTCGTTTGCGATGCTGTTGTTTTCGGGCATGTTTGATGCGGTCAGTGTTGTGATACGGGGCACAATCCTGCAACTCGTTACGCCTGATGACATGCGTGGACGTGTGTCTGCCGTCAATACGATGTTTGTGAGTTCCTCGAACGAGCTCGGTGATTTTGAAAGCGGGGTTATGGCGCATTTCTTTGGGGCGGTGCGCGCGGTGGTCATTGGAGGCTGCCTCACGCTGGGCGTGGTTGGATATACTTTGTTCAGGGCGCCGCAATTGCGTAAATTTACGTTCGATAAAAACCAATCCGACTGA
- a CDS encoding isoaspartyl peptidase/L-asparaginase, with protein MKIIIHGGFFSESSTSHETKVAKQQALIRIAKQSYDYLKTHSAVESAVFAVSLLEDDALFNAGIGSQIQSDGKIRMSAALMDGTTQKMSGVINIEDTKNPILVAQRLQDYDDRILGGSGATLFARKQGFEAFSTEIPQRRAEYEAKLKASGKGTVGCVALDENGNLAAATSTGGKGFEMPGRISDSATVAGNYANAYCGISLTGVGEDIVSNATAAKIVTRVTDGFSLRDAFAKTFTELKAYDGFAGAIGIDRLGNICHQDSHPSMVFASFDGERTEVFN; from the coding sequence ATGAAAATCATCATTCACGGCGGATTTTTTTCCGAATCCTCGACCAGCCACGAAACCAAAGTGGCGAAGCAACAGGCATTAATCCGTATTGCGAAACAATCCTACGATTATCTTAAGACCCATTCGGCCGTAGAATCGGCCGTGTTTGCGGTTTCCCTGCTCGAAGATGATGCACTGTTCAATGCAGGTATCGGCTCACAGATCCAGAGCGACGGGAAAATCCGCATGAGTGCCGCGTTGATGGATGGGACTACACAAAAAATGAGCGGCGTGATCAATATAGAGGACACGAAGAATCCCATACTGGTAGCGCAGCGGCTGCAGGATTACGATGACAGGATTTTAGGCGGAAGCGGTGCGACATTATTCGCGCGAAAACAGGGTTTTGAAGCTTTTTCTACTGAAATCCCTCAGCGCCGCGCGGAGTACGAAGCCAAATTGAAGGCAAGCGGAAAAGGCACCGTCGGTTGTGTGGCTTTAGACGAAAACGGAAACCTGGCAGCCGCCACTTCAACCGGTGGCAAGGGTTTTGAAATGCCCGGCAGGATTTCAGATTCGGCTACAGTAGCGGGGAATTACGCCAATGCATATTGCGGCATCAGCCTTACCGGTGTGGGCGAAGACATCGTCAGCAACGCCACTGCCGCTAAAATCGTTACCCGTGTCACTGATGGCTTTTCTTTACGCGACGCTTTTGCAAAAACCTTCACTGAGCTTAAAGCATATGATGGTTTTGCAGGTGCCATCGGGATTGACCGACTTGGCAATATATGCCACCAGGATTCGCACCCGAGTATGGTTTTCGCCAGTTTTGACGGAGAGCGTACCGAAGTATTTAATTAG
- a CDS encoding class I SAM-dependent methyltransferase, protein MNDSNKAAAVFNKHAQRYQEKYMDMDLYDGTLDLFCGSVEKQNPAILDVACGPGNISRYILRKRPDFNVLGIDLAPNMIALAKGNIPDAAFRVMDCLDILELNAKFDGIICGFIFPYLSMEQASQFVTDAASMLHVDGILYISTMENDYSASKWQLSSDGEDGIFQHFYRADDITGMLESAGLTILHVQRVDFPNPDGVTTDMIIIAKK, encoded by the coding sequence ATGAACGATTCTAACAAGGCCGCCGCCGTATTCAACAAGCATGCGCAAAGGTACCAGGAGAAGTACATGGATATGGACCTTTATGACGGTACGCTGGACCTGTTCTGCGGAAGCGTGGAAAAACAGAACCCCGCAATCCTTGATGTGGCCTGCGGACCCGGCAATATCAGCAGGTATATACTGCGGAAACGCCCTGATTTTAATGTTCTGGGTATCGACTTGGCTCCGAATATGATTGCGCTCGCAAAAGGCAATATTCCGGATGCGGCCTTCCGCGTGATGGATTGTCTCGACATCCTGGAACTGAACGCAAAATTCGACGGGATCATTTGTGGGTTTATATTCCCGTACCTTTCGATGGAACAGGCCTCTCAATTTGTTACCGATGCGGCGTCAATGCTTCATGTTGATGGAATCCTGTACATCAGCACGATGGAGAACGATTATTCGGCCTCGAAGTGGCAACTGTCGTCTGATGGGGAGGACGGAATTTTCCAGCATTTCTACCGTGCAGACGACATTACGGGTATGTTGGAATCCGCGGGCCTCACGATTCTTCACGTGCAGCGGGTTGATTTTCCAAATCCTGACGGGGTAACTACAGATATGATTATCATTGCAAAAAAATAA
- a CDS encoding SDR family NAD(P)-dependent oxidoreductase encodes MALHKIALVTGGSRGLGKSMALALAKKGNDIILTYLTKEAEALDTVKEIELLGQRAAALPLNVADSKSFTSFFNSVSKLLQDHFGAQTFDFLINNAGIGLHTPFAETTEEQFDTMVNVHLKATFFMTQHAFRLMNDGGGIVNVSTGLARFTLPGYAAYATMKGGIETLTKYLAKELGTRQIRVNVIAPGAIETDFGGGQVRDNAELNAFVAAQTALGRVGLPEDIGGVVAFLCSEEGRWVNAQRIEASGGFSL; translated from the coding sequence ATGGCACTTCATAAGATTGCACTGGTAACCGGCGGGAGCCGCGGGCTCGGAAAAAGTATGGCGCTGGCGTTGGCAAAAAAAGGAAATGACATCATCCTTACCTACCTCACCAAGGAGGCGGAAGCGCTTGACACCGTAAAAGAAATAGAACTTCTGGGACAGCGGGCGGCCGCATTACCTTTAAACGTCGCGGATTCGAAATCCTTTACTTCTTTTTTTAATTCGGTATCCAAATTACTGCAGGATCATTTTGGCGCGCAGACTTTTGATTTTCTCATTAATAATGCCGGGATCGGACTTCATACGCCATTTGCCGAAACAACGGAGGAGCAATTTGACACCATGGTGAATGTCCACCTGAAAGCCACCTTTTTCATGACGCAGCACGCGTTTCGCTTAATGAATGATGGCGGCGGAATTGTGAACGTCTCTACCGGACTCGCGCGCTTTACCCTGCCCGGCTATGCTGCCTATGCGACAATGAAAGGTGGCATTGAAACGCTCACCAAATACCTCGCGAAAGAACTTGGAACCAGACAGATCAGGGTAAATGTCATTGCGCCGGGCGCCATTGAGACCGATTTCGGGGGTGGACAGGTGCGCGATAACGCGGAACTGAATGCGTTCGTGGCGGCACAAACCGCTTTGGGACGCGTCGGATTGCCGGAGGATATCGGAGGTGTGGTGGCTTTCCTTTGCTCTGAAGAAGGCCGTTGGGTCAATGCCCAGAGGATTGAGGCATCGGGAGGCTTTTCCTTATAG